In Hwangdonia lutea, a single window of DNA contains:
- the rpsL gene encoding 30S ribosomal protein S12, which produces MPTISQLVRKGRAKITKKSKSAALDSCPQRRGVCTRVYTTTPKKPNSAMRKVARVRLTNGNEVNAYIGGEGHNLQEHSIVLVRGGRVKDLPGVRYHIVRGALDTAGVSGRTQRRSKYGAKRPKK; this is translated from the coding sequence ATGCCAACAATTTCGCAATTAGTAAGAAAAGGAAGAGCCAAAATAACCAAGAAGAGTAAATCGGCTGCTTTAGATTCTTGTCCGCAAAGACGTGGTGTGTGTACTCGTGTTTACACAACAACTCCTAAAAAACCTAACTCAGCAATGCGTAAGGTAGCAAGGGTTCGTTTAACAAACGGTAACGAGGTTAACGCATACATCGGTGGTGAAGGACACAATCTGCAAGAGCACTCGATAGTATTGGTTAGAGGTGGAAGGGTAAAAGATTTACCAGGAGTTAGATATCACATTGTACGTGGTGCTTTAGACACAGCAGGTGTTTCTGGCAGAACGCAACGTAGATCTAAGTATGGTGCAAAACGCCCTAAAAAGTAA
- a CDS encoding RagB/SusD family nutrient uptake outer membrane protein gives MKKIIISFIGILAVSFCFTACEKDYLDTFPTDQVSSAAAVLTTDNALTALNGIHRALYVRYGSQGRGGIGAFNIHIDEAGEDHVFNRSNWTHSYRWRPNSEPDNAYNTANWSMFYQWIANANVLINGIDNASGEQADRDAIKGQALLYRAFCHFHLVRLWGDRYEPGGGNSQLGVPIKTDNSIDPIARNTVEEVYSQINKDLDDAIVLLNGYVRKNKSHFNVNVAKGLKARVALTQGKWAVAAQYAAEARVGYPLMDEATYANGFQVFSENNSEFMWASQIVEDQTDKWANYGAYISRNFSSSAIRGNPRSISNLLYDMISATDVRKTLWDPTGEHLNLPPGVSLLSSHKRFPYTNQKFIAVSNADSRVDVPLMRAAEMYLIEAEALARNNQDALAAQALYDMVVTRDSAYTLSSNTGQALIDEIMVQRRVELWGEGFRWYDLKRLNLPLDRTGSNQSSTYTNGIMQVPVGDNRWTWPIPQDEIDANPLIEQNPI, from the coding sequence ATGAAAAAAATAATAATTTCATTTATCGGAATTTTAGCTGTATCCTTTTGTTTTACAGCTTGTGAAAAAGACTACTTAGATACTTTTCCAACAGATCAAGTATCGTCTGCAGCTGCTGTTTTAACTACAGATAACGCCTTAACAGCATTAAATGGCATACATAGAGCCTTGTACGTAAGATACGGCAGTCAAGGTAGAGGTGGTATTGGAGCCTTTAACATTCATATAGATGAAGCAGGAGAAGATCACGTTTTTAATAGAAGCAATTGGACCCATTCTTATAGATGGAGACCTAATTCTGAACCAGATAATGCATATAATACGGCAAATTGGTCCATGTTTTATCAATGGATTGCTAATGCCAATGTATTGATTAATGGTATTGACAATGCCTCAGGGGAACAAGCAGATAGAGATGCGATAAAAGGACAAGCCTTGCTATATAGAGCGTTTTGCCATTTTCATTTGGTGCGATTATGGGGTGATAGATACGAACCAGGAGGCGGAAATTCACAATTAGGTGTGCCAATTAAAACAGATAATTCTATAGATCCTATTGCACGAAACACAGTTGAAGAAGTTTACTCTCAAATTAATAAAGATTTGGATGACGCCATTGTTTTATTAAATGGTTATGTTAGGAAGAATAAATCACATTTTAACGTTAATGTTGCAAAAGGACTTAAGGCAAGAGTGGCCTTAACACAAGGCAAATGGGCTGTGGCGGCACAATATGCTGCTGAAGCCAGGGTTGGTTACCCTTTAATGGATGAAGCAACATACGCCAATGGTTTTCAAGTGTTTTCAGAAAACAATAGCGAATTTATGTGGGCAAGTCAGATAGTTGAAGACCAAACAGATAAATGGGCGAATTATGGCGCTTATATTTCAAGAAACTTTAGTTCATCTGCGATTCGTGGTAATCCTAGATCTATCAGCAATTTGTTATATGATATGATTTCTGCTACCGATGTACGTAAAACACTTTGGGACCCAACAGGAGAGCACCTAAATTTGCCTCCTGGAGTTTCCTTGCTATCTAGTCATAAAAGATTTCCTTACACCAATCAAAAATTTATAGCTGTAAGCAATGCCGACAGTCGTGTTGATGTACCTTTAATGCGTGCCGCCGAAATGTACTTGATAGAAGCAGAGGCTTTAGCTAGAAATAACCAAGATGCTTTAGCTGCACAAGCCTTGTACGATATGGTTGTTACAAGAGATAGCGCCTATACGTTATCTTCTAATACAGGACAGGCCTTAATAGATGAAATTATGGTGCAACGCCGTGTAGAATTATGGGGTGAAGGCTTTAGATGGTACGATTTAAAACGATTAAACTTACCATTGGATAGAACGGGGTCAAACCAAAGTTCTACATATACTAACGGTATTATGCAAGTCCCTGTTGGGGATAATAGATGGACATGGCCAATACCTCAAGATGAGATTGATGCCAATCCTTTAATTGAGCAGAATCCTATATAA
- a CDS encoding FecR family protein, protein MSIKDKNYLHLLIKKLQSGDISDDELKFLSNFFSNQSNNRNWPFDDALKNELKNKIFNNVTSKVNKEQKGIKLTSFYKSNVLKYAATALILVSIAFVWNYNSNESEVADIKSSTNKIKVGTDKATLTLEDGQYIDLEKGQNYSTINAKSTGDKLIYDNKVTIKPQLVYNYLTVPRGGQFFLQLSDGTKVWLNSESKLRYPVNFIEGEDREVELVYGEAFFDVSPSSRHNGALFRVTSRMQAVEVLGTKFNIKSYKDENMVYTTLVEGKVKVSNQSEYVYLKPNQQSQVSLLNKNIIVKDIDVYNATSWVKGVFSFEGKPLKDIMKVLSRWYDMDVVFANEKIENIKFIGVLSKNQNIEDVLISIKESGFINAFAINNKQLILK, encoded by the coding sequence GTGAGTATTAAAGATAAAAATTATTTACATCTATTAATTAAAAAACTTCAGTCTGGAGATATTTCAGATGATGAGCTTAAGTTTTTGTCAAATTTCTTTTCAAATCAAAGCAACAATAGAAACTGGCCTTTTGATGATGCGCTTAAAAACGAGTTAAAAAATAAAATTTTTAATAACGTTACATCAAAAGTAAATAAAGAGCAAAAAGGCATAAAGCTTACATCGTTTTATAAAAGCAACGTTTTAAAATATGCAGCCACTGCTTTAATATTGGTTTCGATAGCATTTGTGTGGAATTACAATAGTAATGAATCAGAAGTAGCCGATATTAAATCATCGACAAATAAAATTAAAGTAGGTACCGATAAAGCAACTTTAACGCTTGAAGATGGTCAATATATTGACCTTGAAAAAGGACAAAATTACTCAACTATAAATGCAAAAAGCACAGGCGATAAATTAATTTATGATAACAAGGTTACAATAAAGCCTCAATTAGTTTACAACTATTTAACGGTACCAAGAGGAGGGCAGTTTTTTTTACAATTATCAGACGGCACAAAGGTGTGGTTAAACTCAGAGTCTAAACTTAGGTACCCCGTTAATTTTATTGAAGGAGAAGACCGTGAAGTAGAACTAGTTTACGGTGAGGCTTTTTTTGATGTGTCTCCCAGCTCACGCCATAACGGTGCTTTGTTTAGGGTGACAAGCCGGATGCAGGCGGTTGAAGTGTTGGGGACAAAATTCAATATTAAATCATATAAAGATGAAAATATGGTTTACACCACATTGGTTGAAGGTAAGGTAAAGGTTTCAAATCAGTCAGAATATGTTTATTTAAAGCCTAACCAACAATCTCAAGTTAGTTTGTTAAATAAAAACATAATTGTAAAAGATATTGATGTATACAATGCAACCTCGTGGGTAAAAGGTGTTTTTAGTTTTGAAGGCAAACCATTAAAAGATATTATGAAAGTGCTTTCAAGATGGTACGATATGGATGTGGTTTTTGCTAATGAGAAAATCGAAAACATTAAGTTTATTGGTGTTCTTAGCAAAAATCAAAATATTGAAGATGTATTGATAAGCATTAAAGAATCTGGGTTTATAAATGCATTTGCAATTAATAACAAACAATTAATTTTAAAATAA
- the rpsG gene encoding 30S ribosomal protein S7, translated as MRKRAAKKRPLLPDPRFNDQLVTRFVNMMMWDGKKSVAFKVFYDAIDIVDSKKTDDEKTALEIWKDALSNVMPHVEVRSRRVGGATFQIPMQIRPDRKVSTAMKWLITYSRKRNEKSMALRLASEVLAAAKEEGAAVKKRVDTHKMAEANKAFSHFRF; from the coding sequence ATGAGAAAAAGAGCAGCAAAAAAGAGACCGCTTTTACCGGATCCACGATTTAACGACCAGTTAGTAACACGTTTCGTTAATATGATGATGTGGGACGGAAAAAAGTCTGTCGCTTTTAAAGTATTCTACGATGCAATTGATATTGTAGACTCGAAAAAAACTGATGATGAAAAAACAGCTTTAGAAATCTGGAAAGATGCTTTATCAAATGTGATGCCTCACGTAGAAGTGCGTAGCCGTCGTGTTGGTGGTGCAACATTCCAAATTCCAATGCAAATTCGTCCAGATCGTAAAGTATCTACAGCCATGAAATGGTTAATTACTTATTCAAGAAAAAGAAACGAAAAATCAATGGCTTTACGCTTAGCTTCAGAGGTTTTAGCAGCAGCTAAAGAAGAAGGAGCAGCAGTTAAGAAAAGAGTAGATACTCATAAAATGGCTGAAGCAAACAAAGCATTCTCTCACTTTAGATTCTAA
- the fusA gene encoding elongation factor G produces MARDLKLTRNIGIAAHIDAGKTTTTERILFYTGVNHKMGETHEGSSTMDWMEQEAERGITITSAATTCDWTFPMENGQPTPDAKDYHFNIIDTPGHVDFTVEVNRSLRVLDGLVFLFSAVDGVEPQSETNWRLADNYKVPRIGFVNKMDRQGSNFLGVCQQVKDMLKSNAVPIVLNIGDEMDFKGIVDLVKNRAIVWHDENYGSTFDVVPIPEEMKDEVRKYRALLIEEVATYDENLLEKFMEDEDSITEDEVHAALRAAVMDMAIIPMVCGSSFKNKGVQFLLDAVCRYLPSPLDRDNIVGSNPETGAEETRKPSVNDPFAALAFKIATDPFVGRLAFFRAYSGRLDAGSYILNNRSGKKERISRIYQMHSNKQNAIDFIEAGDIGAAVGFKDIKTGDTMSDEKHPIVLESMDFPDPVIGIAVEPKTKADVDKLGMALAKLSEEDPTFTARTDEASGQTIISGMGELHLDIIVDRLRREFKVEVNQGQPQVEYKEAITQRAEHREVYKKQSGGRGKFADIVFSLEPAEEGKVGLDFVSEIKGGNVPKEFIPSIEKGFKMAMVNGPLAGYEVDAMKVTLTDGSYHDVDSDQLSFELAAKIGFKNAAKAAKAVIMEPIMKLEVITPEENMGDIVGDLNRRRGQVSDMGDRAGAKTVKATVPLSEMFGYVTTLRTLSSGRATSTMEFSHYAETPKNISEEVIAAAKGVES; encoded by the coding sequence ATGGCAAGAGATTTAAAACTTACAAGAAACATAGGAATTGCTGCTCATATTGATGCTGGTAAAACAACCACAACAGAGCGTATTCTTTTTTATACGGGAGTTAACCATAAAATGGGAGAAACTCACGAAGGATCATCTACAATGGACTGGATGGAGCAAGAAGCAGAAAGAGGTATTACCATTACTTCGGCCGCTACAACTTGTGATTGGACGTTTCCAATGGAAAACGGCCAGCCAACTCCAGACGCAAAAGATTATCATTTTAATATTATTGACACCCCTGGTCACGTAGATTTTACGGTTGAAGTAAACCGTTCGTTACGTGTATTAGATGGTTTAGTATTCTTATTTAGTGCCGTTGATGGTGTTGAGCCACAATCTGAAACTAACTGGAGACTAGCAGACAACTACAAAGTACCAAGAATTGGTTTTGTAAATAAAATGGACCGTCAAGGCTCCAACTTTTTAGGGGTTTGTCAACAAGTAAAAGATATGTTAAAGTCTAACGCAGTGCCAATTGTATTAAACATTGGTGACGAGATGGACTTTAAAGGTATCGTAGATTTAGTAAAAAACAGAGCCATTGTATGGCACGATGAAAACTACGGATCGACTTTCGATGTTGTGCCAATTCCTGAAGAGATGAAGGATGAAGTGCGTAAGTATCGTGCTCTATTAATTGAAGAGGTGGCTACTTACGATGAAAACTTATTGGAGAAATTCATGGAAGATGAAGATTCTATTACAGAAGACGAAGTGCACGCTGCACTTAGAGCTGCTGTAATGGATATGGCTATCATACCAATGGTATGTGGTTCTTCATTTAAAAATAAAGGGGTGCAGTTCTTGTTAGATGCTGTGTGTCGTTATTTGCCATCTCCATTAGATAGAGACAATATCGTGGGTTCTAATCCTGAAACTGGCGCTGAAGAAACGCGTAAGCCTAGTGTAAATGACCCATTTGCAGCATTGGCATTTAAAATTGCTACTGATCCGTTTGTTGGTCGTTTAGCATTCTTTAGAGCATATTCAGGACGCTTAGATGCGGGTTCTTATATATTGAATAACCGCTCTGGAAAGAAAGAGCGTATTTCACGTATCTACCAAATGCACTCTAATAAACAAAACGCTATCGATTTTATCGAAGCTGGAGATATTGGAGCAGCAGTAGGATTTAAAGATATCAAGACTGGTGATACCATGTCTGATGAAAAACATCCAATTGTTTTGGAGTCCATGGACTTCCCAGATCCCGTTATCGGTATCGCGGTTGAACCTAAAACTAAAGCAGATGTTGATAAATTAGGAATGGCATTAGCTAAATTATCTGAAGAAGATCCAACATTTACAGCAAGAACCGATGAAGCCTCAGGACAGACCATTATTTCTGGAATGGGTGAGCTTCACTTAGATATTATTGTTGATCGTTTACGTCGCGAGTTTAAAGTAGAGGTAAACCAAGGGCAACCACAAGTAGAGTACAAAGAAGCGATTACACAACGCGCTGAGCACAGAGAAGTTTACAAAAAACAATCTGGTGGACGTGGTAAATTTGCCGACATTGTATTTAGTTTAGAGCCAGCCGAAGAAGGTAAAGTAGGATTGGATTTTGTTTCTGAAATTAAAGGTGGTAACGTTCCTAAAGAATTTATCCCTTCTATTGAAAAAGGATTCAAAATGGCCATGGTAAATGGACCGTTGGCAGGCTACGAAGTTGATGCTATGAAAGTAACATTAACAGATGGTTCTTACCACGATGTGGATTCAGATCAACTGTCTTTCGAATTAGCTGCAAAAATAGGATTTAAAAATGCCGCTAAAGCTGCTAAGGCTGTAATCATGGAACCTATTATGAAACTTGAGGTAATTACACCTGAAGAAAACATGGGTGACATTGTTGGAGATTTAAACAGAAGAAGAGGGCAAGTAAGCGATATGGGCGACAGAGCCGGAGCAAAAACAGTAAAAGCAACTGTACCATTATCAGAAATGTTTGGTTATGTAACCACATTAAGAACATTGTCTTCTGGTCGTGCAACATCAACAATGGAATTTTCACACTATGCTGAAACTCCAAAAAATATTTCAGAAGAAGTAATAGCGGCTGCTAAAGGCGTTGAATCGTAA
- a CDS encoding SusC/RagA family TonB-linked outer membrane protein encodes MRTFIFLLCSLSFGLSSVDIFSQNTKIEITDDTTLTVDQVFKIIKRQTDYRFIYQEDMFKNFPKVFIKKGVIQANQLLDKSLKEGDFIFSIAANNTIIIKAKEEPVIEGVQTKVVKGVVTDGQLPLPGASVIIKGTQIGTQTDFDGNYSIEANEGDILVFSYVGMTTKEIQVGASNTINVSMDVDTAVLDEVIVVAYGTANKADFTGSATQLNSEALSKITVANVSAAIEGASAGVSVTAAGGQPGQGQDIRIRGFGSFSADSSPLYVVDGIPFYASINSINPADIESLTILKDASSTALYGNKAANGVVLITTKKGKNKKGQFTLNASTSIVDRAIPEYERLDSDTYYEIMWESMRNSQAIPGVDSPADVAAANAFASSNIITELLNNPYNVPDDQIVGTDGNINPNARLLYNDVDWVDAITRLGIRHNYDVNYQGGTEESDFYVSLGYLDEEGYIKKSDFERFSGRINANYQANDWLKTGLNIAVTTSKGNQAQTGSTQSNSFVNPVRFARGVAPIYPIYQHDAAGNFILDENGNRLYDLDDNRPSGASGGRHILAEIDYNDDIDEITSVSGKTYFDINFTQDLMLTVNASWNQRHWYTTDFENKFVGDGAPGGRASRRYNRRTTLGFNQLLNYTKSFGDHNFKLLAAHESLQLKVNNFTGSRSQLIADGNTELINFVTTTNLESATDLLRDESYFGRFNYDFDGKYFLSASYRTDGTSKFASDVRWGEFWSLGLAWRLERESFIENIDAINLLKLRASYGELGNNSGIGWYAYQGLYDLDFNNQSESGFLQASLEAPLLEWEASETYDIALEFGLWNRLNGTVEYYNRESANLLFDVPLPLSSGSEDIPRNIGTLYNRGFEVSLDYDVVKNDNFNWNIGVNATTIKNEFTKLPQDEIINGSKKLMVGRSIYDYWLKDWYGVDPADGAALYTATQDAIDANGSDIRVVDGNTLTTNQANAQFHYAGTAIPDLTGAINNSFRYKNFNLSFLFTYQIGGESIDYNYQGIMSSGGYGRSKSVDILDRWQQPGDITNVPRLDASQTTNFNATSDRWLVDASFLNMKRINFSYNLPSDFISAIGINTAELYLSAENVFSINARKGLNIQQNFSGTTSNVYTPSRIVSLGLNVKF; translated from the coding sequence ATGAGAACTTTTATATTCTTATTGTGTTCATTATCATTTGGATTATCATCCGTTGATATTTTTTCGCAAAATACCAAAATTGAAATCACAGATGATACTACATTAACTGTAGACCAAGTCTTTAAAATTATTAAAAGACAAACCGATTACAGGTTCATTTATCAGGAAGATATGTTTAAAAACTTCCCAAAAGTTTTTATTAAAAAGGGGGTTATTCAAGCAAACCAGTTACTCGATAAAAGCTTAAAAGAGGGTGATTTTATTTTTTCAATTGCGGCAAATAACACCATTATTATTAAAGCCAAAGAAGAGCCCGTTATTGAAGGTGTACAAACAAAGGTTGTAAAAGGAGTGGTTACCGATGGGCAATTACCATTACCAGGAGCCAGTGTAATAATAAAAGGAACACAAATTGGTACACAAACAGATTTTGATGGAAACTACTCTATTGAAGCTAATGAAGGAGACATTCTTGTATTTAGTTACGTAGGAATGACTACTAAAGAAATTCAAGTAGGCGCATCAAATACAATTAATGTTAGTATGGATGTTGATACTGCCGTTCTAGACGAAGTAATAGTTGTGGCTTATGGTACCGCTAATAAAGCAGATTTTACAGGATCTGCCACCCAACTTAACAGCGAGGCACTTTCTAAAATAACTGTGGCTAACGTTTCCGCAGCTATTGAAGGCGCTTCAGCAGGAGTATCGGTAACAGCGGCTGGTGGACAACCGGGGCAAGGACAAGATATACGTATCAGAGGATTTGGTTCTTTTAGTGCAGATAGTTCCCCTTTGTATGTTGTAGATGGTATTCCGTTTTATGCATCAATAAACTCAATTAACCCTGCAGATATTGAAAGTTTAACTATTTTAAAAGATGCGTCTTCAACAGCACTTTACGGGAATAAGGCTGCAAACGGCGTGGTTTTAATAACAACTAAAAAAGGTAAAAACAAAAAAGGACAGTTTACTTTAAATGCATCAACAAGTATTGTAGACCGTGCTATACCTGAGTACGAGCGACTAGATTCAGATACCTATTATGAAATCATGTGGGAGTCCATGCGAAACAGTCAAGCCATTCCAGGGGTAGATTCTCCAGCCGATGTTGCAGCAGCCAATGCATTTGCTTCGTCTAATATTATTACTGAGCTATTAAACAACCCATATAATGTTCCTGATGACCAAATTGTAGGTACAGATGGAAACATTAATCCAAATGCAAGACTTTTATATAATGATGTAGATTGGGTTGATGCCATTACCAGATTAGGAATTAGACATAATTATGATGTTAATTACCAAGGTGGTACAGAAGAAAGCGATTTCTATGTCTCATTGGGATATTTAGATGAAGAAGGATATATTAAAAAATCTGATTTCGAAAGATTTTCAGGACGTATCAATGCCAATTATCAAGCAAACGACTGGTTAAAAACAGGTTTAAATATTGCTGTTACAACATCAAAAGGTAATCAGGCCCAAACAGGAAGTACGCAAAGTAACTCGTTTGTTAACCCCGTGCGTTTTGCTAGAGGTGTTGCTCCTATTTATCCTATTTACCAACACGATGCCGCTGGAAACTTTATTTTAGACGAAAACGGAAACAGACTATACGATTTAGATGATAATAGGCCTAGTGGTGCTAGTGGAGGGCGTCATATTCTTGCAGAAATTGATTATAATGATGATATTGATGAAATCACTTCTGTAAGTGGGAAAACATATTTCGATATTAATTTTACCCAAGATTTAATGTTAACTGTAAACGCAAGCTGGAATCAAAGACATTGGTACACCACAGATTTTGAAAACAAATTTGTTGGAGACGGTGCTCCAGGTGGTAGAGCCTCAAGACGCTATAACAGAAGAACCACTTTAGGGTTTAACCAACTTTTAAATTATACTAAATCGTTTGGCGATCATAATTTTAAATTATTAGCTGCACATGAATCTTTACAGTTAAAAGTAAACAATTTTACAGGTAGTAGATCACAATTAATAGCCGATGGTAATACCGAATTAATAAATTTTGTAACTACTACAAATTTAGAGTCTGCTACAGACTTATTGAGAGACGAAAGTTATTTTGGGCGCTTTAATTACGATTTCGATGGGAAATATTTCTTGAGCGCATCTTACAGAACAGATGGAACTTCAAAATTTGCATCAGATGTGCGTTGGGGTGAATTCTGGTCTTTAGGTCTTGCGTGGAGATTGGAAAGAGAGTCTTTTATTGAAAATATTGATGCTATAAACTTATTAAAACTTAGAGCTTCTTACGGTGAATTAGGAAATAATTCTGGGATTGGTTGGTATGCTTACCAAGGATTATATGATTTAGATTTTAATAACCAGTCCGAGTCAGGTTTTTTACAAGCATCACTTGAAGCTCCTTTATTAGAGTGGGAAGCTAGTGAAACTTATGATATAGCATTAGAATTTGGACTATGGAATAGACTAAACGGAACGGTTGAGTATTATAATCGCGAGTCTGCGAATTTACTTTTTGATGTGCCTTTACCGTTATCAAGTGGTAGCGAAGATATACCAAGAAATATAGGTACTCTATATAACAGAGGTTTTGAGGTAAGCTTAGATTATGATGTTGTAAAAAACGACAACTTTAATTGGAATATTGGGGTTAATGCAACAACCATAAAAAATGAGTTTACAAAATTACCTCAAGATGAAATAATAAATGGATCAAAAAAATTGATGGTTGGTCGTTCAATTTATGATTACTGGTTAAAAGATTGGTATGGCGTAGACCCTGCAGATGGAGCAGCATTATACACAGCAACTCAAGATGCTATTGATGCTAATGGATCAGACATCAGAGTAGTAGACGGCAATACATTAACAACAAATCAAGCCAATGCACAATTTCATTATGCAGGTACGGCAATTCCAGACTTAACCGGAGCTATTAACAATTCGTTTAGGTACAAAAATTTTAATTTAAGCTTCTTGTTTACATATCAAATAGGCGGTGAAAGTATCGATTACAACTATCAAGGTATTATGAGCTCTGGTGGCTATGGAAGATCAAAAAGTGTTGATATTCTAGACCGTTGGCAGCAACCAGGAGACATAACCAATGTACCAAGGCTAGATGCTTCGCAAACCACAAACTTTAATGCCACATCTGATAGATGGTTGGTTGATGCTTCTTTTTTAAACATGAAGCGTATTAATTTTTCATATAATTTACCATCAGACTTTATAAGTGCCATAGGCATTAATACAGCCGAACTTTATTTAAGTGCAGAGAATGTATTTTCAATTAATGCGAGAAAAGGTTTAAATATACAACAGAATTTTAGTGGAACAACATCCAATGTTTATACGCCATCAAGAATAGTTTCTTTAGGATTAAATGTTAAATTTTAA
- a CDS encoding POTRA domain-containing protein codes for MLGKTEVETRVIDSLNYLKLHKDYASIKLEVDSIQNTLFKMGYIENKRMGIIKKNDSIYTAKFHLKKKYNTIYIYYNNLDVDPSVLKLIAKDVFDAYFILPFNTVENSLAFINQKASEQGKPFSKLRLTNIRTDKNNLKADLIIDSKPEKRTIDHIIIKGYDKFPESYLKHYLKIKPQQTFNLNTIKQKTNLLNDLKFANQIKAPEVLFSKDSTILYIYTKKTKSNSFDGFLGFGTNEDTNKLEFDGYLNLNLSNNLNFGESFSLLYKSDENDQKTFRTDLTLPYLFKSPIGIDLRLQIFKKDSTFTTVNQSAKLHYQINSKHKVFVGVTATTSNNLLSSNSFQNISDYDSNFYTLAYQFLKRQSPNLLFPIKSNLYLETGFGHREASGDKEKQSQYAIDAFTIFNLNHKNSFYFRVNASNLISNTYFENELFRFGGINSIRGFEENSLLASLVGVLNTEYRYQLNNSIFIHSITDVAYFENKLTNTKEKLFGYGFGFGILTKAGLFKFNYANGKTENLPFKFSNSKIHLSLVADF; via the coding sequence ATGCTTGGCAAAACCGAAGTTGAAACCCGTGTTATCGATTCTTTAAATTACCTAAAACTGCATAAAGATTATGCGTCGATAAAACTTGAAGTCGATTCCATTCAAAACACTCTTTTTAAAATGGGCTATATTGAGAATAAACGCATGGGCATCATTAAAAAAAACGATTCTATTTATACGGCCAAATTTCATCTTAAAAAAAAATACAACACCATATATATATACTACAATAATTTGGATGTTGATCCGTCGGTTTTAAAACTGATAGCCAAGGATGTTTTTGATGCGTATTTTATCCTTCCGTTTAACACTGTAGAAAACAGTTTAGCCTTCATTAATCAGAAAGCTTCAGAACAAGGCAAGCCATTCTCAAAATTAAGATTAACAAATATCCGAACGGATAAAAACAATTTAAAAGCTGATTTAATTATTGACTCGAAACCAGAAAAACGGACCATTGACCACATTATAATTAAAGGCTACGACAAATTCCCAGAATCGTACTTAAAACATTATTTGAAGATTAAACCCCAGCAAACCTTCAACTTAAACACGATTAAACAAAAAACTAATTTGCTTAACGATTTAAAATTTGCGAATCAAATAAAAGCGCCGGAAGTTCTGTTTTCAAAAGATTCGACCATTTTATATATTTATACTAAAAAAACAAAAAGCAATTCGTTTGATGGTTTTTTGGGTTTTGGCACCAACGAAGACACCAATAAATTGGAGTTTGACGGCTATTTGAATTTAAACCTAAGCAACAATTTAAACTTTGGCGAATCGTTTAGCTTGCTTTACAAAAGCGATGAAAACGACCAGAAAACTTTTAGAACCGATTTAACCCTGCCCTATTTATTTAAGTCGCCCATTGGGATAGATTTGCGTTTACAGATTTTTAAAAAAGATTCTACGTTTACTACCGTAAACCAATCTGCTAAATTGCATTATCAAATAAATTCGAAGCACAAGGTTTTTGTTGGCGTTACAGCAACGACTTCAAATAATTTATTGTCTTCAAACAGTTTTCAGAATATTTCAGATTACGATTCAAATTTTTACACGCTTGCATATCAATTTCTAAAACGGCAAAGCCCTAATTTATTATTTCCAATAAAATCAAACTTATATCTTGAAACTGGATTTGGCCACAGAGAAGCATCCGGTGACAAAGAAAAGCAATCGCAATATGCCATTGATGCCTTTACCATTTTTAATCTTAACCATAAAAACAGTTTTTATTTTAGGGTTAATGCCTCTAATTTAATATCAAACACGTATTTTGAAAATGAACTCTTTCGTTTTGGTGGCATAAACTCCATTCGCGGTTTTGAGGAAAACAGTTTGTTGGCTTCATTAGTTGGAGTTTTAAATACAGAATACCGATACCAACTTAACAACTCCATATTTATTCACAGCATAACGGATGTGGCCTATTTTGAAAACAAACTTACAAATACCAAAGAAAAACTTTTTGGCTACGGTTTCGGGTTTGGTATTTTAACAAAAGCTGGTCTTTTCAAGTTTAATTATGCCAACGGTAAAACCGAGAATTTACCTTTTAAGTTCTCAAATTCCAAAATACACTTAAGCTTAGTTGCTGATTTTTAA